The nucleotide sequence GAACGACGGCTTCAGGCGGAGCCATCAGTCCCGCGGGAATGATCAGGGTGAAAGTGGAGCCTGCGCCCACCGTGCTGTCCACGGACAAGGTGCAGCCGAGCGTCGATACCAGACGGCGGCAGATCGCGAGACCGAGTCCCGCGCCCTTTTCGCGATTCCGCTCCGGATTGCGAAGCTGGAAGAACTCGTCGAAGACCTTGTTCACCGCATCTCCCGGAATACCCACACCGGTATCCGCGATTGAGATCCTCACGTCATCGCTCACGATGCATTCGACGCGGACGCTGCCCTTCTCCGTGAATTTCACGGCGTTGCTCATCAGGTTAGCGATCACCCGCTTCATCTTCGTCCGGTCCGTCTTCAGTCGCACCGGTTCCGCAGGCATCACCTTGGCAATCGTCAGCCCCTTGCCATTCGCGGCGGTCTCTGCCTGGAAGACCTCGGCATCGATGATCTCATGCAGTGCGAATTCCGAGAGGTGGAGATCAGCCGGGCCGGAATCGAGACGCGTGAGGTCGAGAACGTCGCTCACCAGATCGACGAGCGAGCGCGCGTTCGCCCACATGCTTCGGGCGAGTTCCGGCACCCGATGCGATTGCGCCGAGTCGGACGAGGCCCGTTCGATGAGTTCCGCTAGCAGCGAGATCGCATTCGCGGGAGTGCGGACATCGTGCGACACGGCAGCAAGGAACTGGCTCTTCTGGATCGTCGCCTCTTCCGCATCGCGACGGCGCGTCTCCAGTTCTTTCTGGATGCGGATCGATTGCAACGCGAGCGCCCCTTGTGAGGCGAGCCATTCGCAGATGCTGAAGTCATGCTCGGTCCATTCGCGGGGCTCCACGCCGTAGATGCAGAGTGCGGCCACCACCTTGCCCTCGTACCAGATGGGCGACGCGATGACCGAGACCAAGGGGCGGCCGGCTCGCAGCGATGGCAGGCGCAGGTCCTCGCGTTGGCGGATGTCATTCAGGCCGGCGGTGCGCTCGGTCTCCGCCACCATGCGGGCAAAGGTGTGGTCATAGCGGATACCATCGTCCATGCGTCCTTGCAGGCCGAAGCCGCAGTCGCCCCACACGTCGTAGGCCTCGCTTGTCGCGCCGATCACCTCGGCAGTGGTGACGTCGTTGATGATCTGCAGCGCGGCTTGGCAGACGCCGCTCATCACGTAGGACTCGCTCATGTCGCCGCGCATCCAGCGGCCCGAGTGAAGGAGGGTCTCCAGGCCCTTCTCGCGTCGCATCAGCTCGCGATTCAGCTCTTGCAGGTCGGAGCCTTGTTGCTCCAGCTCTTCCGCTTGCTGGCGCAGTTCTTCCGACTGCTGTTCCAGCTCCTCGGTCTGGCTCTGGAGTTCTTCGTTCTGCCGCGCGATTTCTTCCTCACGTGCCGCCAGCTCCTGATTGCTCTTCTCAAGGTCGTCATTGAGCAAGGCCAGCCTGTGACGTTTGTTCGCGAGACGCTCGCGCACCCCGAGGAACCAGTGGATGGCGAAGGTGACAACCCAGATATTCACCAGCTCTGAGCAAAGCCAGAACCACTTGTCCGTGGCGTGCGGGAATGACTTCGCGGGAAGCATCACGAGGATCTTCATCGACGAGACAGCCGAGAGGACCAGCGCCGAGAGATGGAGGATGGATTTCCAGCGGCCCCACAGGCAGACCAGCAGCGGGAGCACCACCGAGATCGGGAAGACACGATGACCGAAGACATCGAGCCGCAGCCACGCGAAGACCGCCACGATGAACGTGCTGACGAGTGCCGCGGTCCAGAAGGGAGGCTTCGTGTCGTATTGGGGGGACGAAGTCATGGGCTCGTTCGATGACTGCTGGAGCATTTGTGATAAATCGAAGGGGCGACGCGATGCAGGCCGGGCAGGTTCGGCTTCTCCGCCCTGCCGACGACGAGGAATCCGCCGGGTGCGAGGGCATCCGACAATCGCGACCAGAGGGCGTCGGCCGAGGCGGGCTCGAGGTAGATGGCGAGATTCCGGCAGAGGATGAGATCCCACGTGCCGGTGGGGCCGGAGGCGAGCAGGTCGGACTGCTCCCAGCGCATGGCCTTGCGAAGCTCGTGCGACATGGCGATGCGGCCGTCGGAGAGTCTTTGCCATTGGCCGCCGTTCACAGGCAGACTGCGATCACCGGGGAGATAGACGCCTTGCCTTGCCCGGGCAAGTGCACCGGGTCGGCAGTCGCTTCCCAACAGGACGCACTCGTCGAGGGCACCCAGCTTTGCCAGCAGCAGGCCGACGGAGTAGAGCTCGGCACCCTCCGAGCAGCCCGCGCTCCAGATGCGGGGACGGGCAGGGCGGCGCAGCAACAGCGGCATGACCTCCTGCTCCAGATGGATGAAAACCGCGGGATCCCGGAACAGCTCCGTGGTGCCGATCAGGAGGGCCTCAAGCGCCTTCGAGGTCAGCTCCGGCCTCGCGCTCAAAAGCCGCCGCGCTTCATGAAGGCTGTCCACCCGCAGGGCGCGCAGGCAGGAAGGGAGCCGCCGGAGCAATGGCGTGCCGCGATAGTGTGAGGGATTCAGCCCCGCCGCCGCGAGAATGCCGCGAAGGAAGAGCGTGCCGGTGTCTTCGATCATCGGCACGGCAGCCCGCACGGGAGGAGGGGGAACCGCGGCGCGAGATGTGGTGTGGCGTTGCTTTGAGGCCAGTCCGCCGAAGCACGGCAATGCGCCGCGGAATGAGACATGGAGATAGCGGCTCTCCCGGTCCTGATGAAAGGGGGCATGGCGGGACGCACCGGCGCTCTCGTCGGTATCGGGGCTGCACTTTCGCGGGGCAGGCAACTGGGAAACGGGGGGGATGCCTGTCGCTGCAATTTCCATGGTTCACAAATACTGTGGGGCAGATGATCCGAGGTCCAGCGTTTCGGTCGGGCCGGATGTATTCGCCGACCCGTTAGAGGAAGGGGAAATGATAGGCTTCCGGATGAGGCGTTTTCGGCACAACCGGGCAATCCACAATGTCTTCCCATGAATCCGGCTCAGAAAATGTGTGTCTGCACATGCCTCCAAGTGGACTTTGGCGCAGCTTCGGCATACAGGATGCAATGCGCAGCATCACTGCGACATGCCGTCTGCCATGAAAATCGCCATGCTGTCTTGGGAGAGCCTCCACTCGATACCGGTGGGGGGAGGGGCCGTCCACGTGACGGAGCTGGCCGCAGCGCTGGAGCGCCGGGGGCATGAGGTCCACGTCTTCACCCGGCTGGGGCAGGGGCAGACGACTTCCGCGCTCATCGATGGCGTGCACTACCACCGCTGTCCCATCGAGCTGCACCCCGACTTCATCACCGAGACGAATAACATGGGCAACGCGCTCATGTATTTCCTGGCCGCCCACGAGGTAGAGTCGGGCAAGCCCTTCGACATCGTCCACGGCCACGACTGGCTGTGCTCGAAGGCCGTCGCGCAGGCGAAGAACGACCACGGGCGAAAGGCGGTCTTCACCATCCACTCCACCCAATTCGGCCGCACGGGCAACAACCTGCACACCGGCGTGTGCGATCGCATCCGGGCAATCGAGCGGGAGGGCACGTATGTGGCGGACCGGGTGATCGCCGTGTCGGGTTACTTGGCGGACGAGGTGAAGTGGCAGTATGAGGTGCCGGATTGGAAGCTGCGCGTGGTTTACAATGGTATCGACTGCACGCGCTTCGACGATCCCATCGACCCGGCGATCTGCCGGGCCAGCTACGGCGTCGCGCCGATGGACCCGATGATCTTGTTCGTGGGGCGGATCAGTACCCAGAAGGGCCCGGATCTCTTGCTGGAAGCGATGCCTTCCATCCTTCACTACAAGCCGAATGCAAAGGCAGTCTTCGTGGGCGGCGGCGACATGCTGGGCCACCTGAAGCATCGGGCGAAGGAGCTGGGAGTGGATTTTGCCGTGCGCTTCCCCGGTGCGATGAGCCCGGACGGGGACGTGATGAATCTCTTCAAGAGCGCGGACGTGGTCTGCGTGCCAAGCCGCAATGAGCCCTTCGGCATCGTGGTGCTGGAGGCATGGGCTGCGTCAAAGCCGGTGGTGGTGACGCGTAATGGCGGACCGCGCGACTTCGTCTCGCATGGCGAGGACGGCTACATCGTGGACGCGACTGCCTGGGGCATCGCCGACGGGGTGAAAGCGGCATTCTCGAACTTTGAGCACGCACGCTGGATGGGCAGCCGTGGCCGGGTAAAGGCAGCGTATGGCTTCAGTTGGGATACGATCGCCGAGCAGACTGAGGCGGTCTATCGGGAGATCCTTCCTGTGAGTGCGGTCGTAGAAGGGAAGAAGACGGAGGTCTCAGAGACTGCTGAACCTGTCGCAAAGAATGCTCCGGTGACGGAGATTGATTCTCCTGACAAAGCCGTCGCAAAGAAGCCAGAGGTGCCAGCGGTGAAGAAGACGCCGGAACTGAAAATTCCAGAGAGCGCTAAGGATGACGTCATGACGCGTGACCGCTGAAAGCGGCTCGCTGGGAGCGCGTGCCACCGGCTCGCTTGGACAGAAGGCGCACCCAGTGTGGAAGCCGTCTGCCGAAATCCCCCGGGAAGCGGTCTTATTCAGTCACTTCACCGGCCCATCCAAGCGAGCCGGTGGCACGCGCTCCCAGCGGGCTGACGACTCCCGGCTCGGACCATACGGGGATGGCCGCCCGGCTGTAGACTTCACACCGCCTTCACCTGATCCCGCGGGACGCCGCGCATTTCGAAGATCCGGAAAATGGTGTCTTCGATCAGGTTGTTCGGGCAACTCGCGCCGGCGGTGATGCCGATGACCACGGGCTGCTCGCCGAGGAGGGCACCGGGGTAGCCGCTCGTGACCTCGGCCTTTTCATGCAGGTCGAAGTGGACGATCTGCTCCAGAGACTGGAGGCACTGGGCATTCCGGATGAAGAAGGTCGGCAGGGATTGCTCGCCGATTTCCACGAGGTGCGTCGTGTTCGAGCTGTTGTAGCCACCGACGACGAAGAGCATGTCCATCTTCCGGCGCAGCATCTCGAAAAGCGCGTCCTGCCGCTCCTGGGTCGCTCCGCAAATGGTGTCGAAGAAGATGAAATTCTCCGCCGATCCGTCGCGCGCCTCCACGGCAGCGCGGACCCGGCGTTGGATTTCTTCCGTCTCGCTTTTCAGCATCGTGGTCTGGTTGGCCACGCCGACTTTCTGCAGGTGCAGATCGGGGTCGAAATCCTCCGAGACCGCATGCGCGAAACGCTTGAGGAAAGCATCCTTGTCGCCACCTTCGCGGATGTATTGGCAGACCGCGTCGGTCTCATCGAGCGTCAGGACGATGAGATAGTGACCCTTTCCATCCTCGCCCATGGCGCGGGAGGCAGTGGCCTGGGTTTCCTCGTGACCGGCCTTGCCGTGGATGATGGAGGTGATGCCGTCCTTCGCGTAGCCGCGGACCCGGCGCCAGACCTTCATCACGTCGCCGCAGGTGGTATCCACCACGTAGCAGCCGCGCTCCTCGATCTTGCCCATGAAATTCGTCGGCGCGCCGAAGGCCGGGACGATCACCACGTCCTCCGTGGTGAGCTGGTCGTAGTCATCGGTGAGCTGCTTCCAAGGCAGGGAGACGATGCCCATGTCCACGAGCTGGCGGTTCACCTCGGGATTGTGGATGATCTCGCCGATCAGGAAGATGCGGTTCTCCGGGAAGACCCGGCGCGCGGCGTAGGCGAGGTCGATCGCCCGCTCCACGCCGTAGCAAAAGCCGAATTGCTGGGCCAGCCGCACGGTGGTATTGCCCAGCGTGATCTCGCCGCCGCTCGTGCGGATGCGCTCCACGATGGACGAGCGGTAGTGGCGCTCCACCTCGGCATTGACCTGGGTCATCACGTCCGGGCGGCGGACGTTCACTCGGGGGCGCTTCTGTGCGGCTTCGCTCATGCGAGGGCGATATAGCGCCGGGACGGCTGGGAACAAATCATTTCCCGGCAGGAATGGGACACCGGCGGGAGATCTGGAATGGATGAGATCGCGGGGTTGGCAGCGGGAGAAAATGTTGTAAAAGACCGGAAATCAGGCTTTTTCCGGCCCGATGGCGGGGGATTCAGCGTTCTTTTTCCCCAGCACGGGCAAGGCCAGCAGGGAAAACAGGACGACGGCCAAGGCCTGCATGCCGATGAGATAGTAGGGCCAGTCGCCCATGTGGTCGAGCAGGCTGGGATTGACCGGCTTGCGGGCGGTGAAGCCGAAATTCGTGCCGAGCCAGGCATTCACGGCCATGGAGAGGATCAGATAGACATTCGCCCAAAGCAACGCCGTCAGCGGCCCGCGCCACCACGGACGCCCGGAGCGCCAGCCGCGGACGATGGGCAGGTAGAGCGCCGCGCCGACGATGGCGAAATGGTGCACGAAGAAGGCGACGAAAGCCGGGTGGGGGAAGCCCACGGTGATCGCCGGGGTCAGCAGTGCCTGGATGGTGGCAGCCAGCCCCCAGAAATAGGTCAGCACGCACAGCAGGCGCTTCCCGGTCAGCAGGGCGAAGCCGGCGACAAAGGCCGCCAGATCGCACAGGTGCAGCGGCAGCGTGCTATCGAGATCCGGAGTCCGCACATCGCTCATCCACGCTGCCTGCGTGTATCCGAATGCCGCCAAGCAAAGGAACGCGAGAATGGAGCGGGGGATGCGTTCGTTTTTCCCGGCCTTCTTTCCCCAGATGACCAGCATGGCGATGCCGGTGAAGCCGATGACCATCGCCCAGCCGTGCATGGCGGTGAAGGGATGAAAGACTGGCGGCATGGGGCAGAAGGAAACGCCTTCGCAAGGCCCCGGCAAGCGGGAAGGGGATCAAGTCGGGTCATGATGCGAAAGAATCCCTCGCCTCCGTCCGTTCGGGGCGCGTAATTTGCATCCGTCATGAAACGCCGCTCTCTCTTTGCCATGGTCCCCGCCGCGTCCGCCCTGCTTGCGCTCCGCTCGCACGGCAAGCCGATCGCTCCTGAAGCGCTGACGGAGGCCGGATTCACGATCTCCGTGCAGTGCTGGTCGCTGAAGGAATTCACCCTGTGGGAGGCCATCGAGAAGTCTGCCGCTGCCGGTGCGGGCGCGGTGGAAGTTTTCCCCGGCCAGAAGATCGGCGGCGACCTCGGCGATGCGAAACTGGGTCCCGATCTCTCCGATGACCAGATCGCCAAGCTGCTGGAGCATGCGAAGAAGAATGGCATCACCCCGGTGAACTTCGGCGTCACCGGCATCTCCAAGGATGAGGCCGAGGCGCGGAAGACCTTCGAATTTGCCAAGAAGATGGGCCTCTACGGCGTGACCACCGAGTCGCTGGACGCCCTCGACACGCTGGAGAAGCTGGCGAAGGAATACGACATCAAGGTCTGCTTCCACAACCATCCGAAGCCGACCCACCTGTGGGACCCGAACAAGATCTGGGACGCGATCAAGGACCGCCACGAGAACATCGGCTACTGCGCCGACGTGGGTCACTGGGCGACCTCGGGCCTCGATCCGCTGGAGGTGATCAAGAAGGTGGCACCGCGTGTCCATTCCTTCCACATGAAGGATCGCGAGGCCGTGGGCAAGTGGACGCACGACCGCCCCTTCGGCACCGGCGTCATCGACAATGCCGCGATCCTCGATGAGGTGCGCAAGCACGGCTTCGCCGGAAACGTGACCATCGAGTACGAACACAACTGGAAGACGAACGTGCCGGAGATCGCGCAATGCGTGGGTTATCTCCGCGCCTACTCAAAGCTGCGGAAGGCCTGATGCCTCTTTGAAAACGGGCGGGGAATTGGAATGGCAATTCCTTTTCCCGCCCGGATTTCCGTGTTAGACGATCCACTGCCATGAATGATCCTTACTCGCCGCCGTCCGCGTCAGCCGCTTCGCAGCCGTCCGCACTTTCCAGTGAGGATCGCACCTGGGCACTGGCCGCGCACTTGTCCGCACTCACTGCCTACTTCACCGGGGTCGGCATGGTCGTGGGGCCACTGGTGGTATGGCTCATCAACAAGGACTCCAGGCCCTATGCCGCGGCGGAGGCAAAGGAAGCGCTCAATTTCAATATCTCCTGGCTGCTGTGGGGCATCCTCTGGGGTATCGCTTCCTTCATCCTCACGTTCGTTTTCATCGGCATCTTGATGTTCTTTGCGCTCGGCCTTTTCTACATCATCTGGACCGTCCTCTGCATCATCGCCGCGGTGAAGGCGAACGAGGGCAAGCCGTATCGCTATCCGCTGACGGTGCGCTTCATTTCGTGAAGGCCTGCCACGTGGTCACAGGTCCGGCGGGCGCGGGGAAGTCTTCCCATGCCCGCCGTCTTGCTGCGGAGCTGGGTGCCTGCCTGATCGACAGTGACACCGCCACCGAGCGGCTCGTCCGTGCCGGTCTCACGCTTGCGGGGCTGAATTCGGATGACCGGGATTCGCCCAGCTACAAGCGCGCCTATCGCGATGCGGTGTATGAGGCTATGTTTGATCTCGCGGTGGCGAACTTGCCGCAGGTGCCGGTGGTGCTCGCCGGGCCATTCACCCGAGAAGGCGGTGAGGCAGATTGGCCGGATCGCTTGGAAAGGAGGCTCGGCGTAAAGCCCGTGCTGCATTTCGTCTGGTGCGAGATCGAGGTGCGTCGGCAGCGGATGATTGCCCGCGGGGAAGAACGCGACCTGCCGAAGCTCCGTGACTGGCAAACCTACGCCGCCTCCTGCCGCGAGGAGAGTCCAGTGTGGGAGCATGTTTTCGTGGAGACGTAACGAGGCTGCGATTAACGCATCAGTCTCCGCAGGGGGAAGATGTCCACGTCCACACGCTCCGACCACAGGGCCGACTCGGGCTTTCCGTGAGGCTCGGGCAGGCCGTCCCATTTCATCGGCAGCGTGGACCAGCGGTCGCATTTCGCCTGTGCCCAGCGGTAGGGCGGGTGATGCACCTTTCCACTGAAGAGCTGCCCATTCCTCCCGCTGGAGAATAGCACGTATCGCTCTAACAGAAAGAACTCAAGCGACCCCGGCTCCGCCTCCTGTGCTTCGCCATCCGGCCCATACTCATAGATGGCCTCCTCGGTCTCGCCGCTTCGCAAGCAGTGGTAGCGCGTTGCCTTCAGATCGCCGCCGCAACGCATCCGCGCGTGTTGGTAGGGCAGAAGGAAAAGCCTCCGCGCCAGCTCCACGGCCACCGGCTGGTTGCAATCGAGCGAGAGGAACCACACGCCCGGCTGGCCCGAGTCATCGTGGCAATAGATCCGCACGTTCAGCTCCAGAAACCAGGAGAGCCCCGGCACCGCGGGCAGCATCACCGGGCGCACCCGCTCCATGAGAAAGGGGACCACCCCGAGCCATGCCTCGCCCTCGTGCAGGTCGAGGTGCAATCCCGGCGGAAGGAGCGGTCGCAAGAGTTCGGGATCGACCCGCCAGTGGAGAAACAGCAGCCGTGACCAGCGCTGTTTCATCACCGGCCGACCCGTGGGACGCTCGCGTGCGGCGAGGCGTTGCGCGAGCTCCACGGGATTCATTCGGCCACCTTAGAGTGCCGCGATGACCTTTTCCATTCTCTTTCCGTAGTCCACGTAGCTGTCGTAGCATTGCTGCCAATCCACTTGGGATTGGTCCTTCACGTGGAAGACAGTGGCGACGTGAGGCTCGATCGCGATCCAGCCATCGTAGCCACGCGACTTCGCATCGGCGAGGATCTCCGGGATCTTCGCATCGCCCTCGCCGGGCATGGTGTAGACGGGCTCCACGCCATCGACGGCAGGGCTGATGCAGTCCTTGATGTGGATGTGGACGACGTGGTCGCGCACCTTCGTCCAGAATTCCCAAGGGTCCTGCCATGGTGACGGCTCGCCCTTCGAGCGGTCCCGCTGGAAGAGTGGATTGCCCGTGTCGAAGACGAGCTTCAGGCCCGGGATTTCCTCGATCAGACGCAGCGTGTGCTCCGCGGAGAAGCCACCCCAGTTCATGCAGTTCTCATGGATCGCGGTGAGACCGGCATCATCGAAGCGCTTCACGATCTCCCGCAACCGGTTGAATCGTTCCTGCTCCTGCTGGTCCTCTCCCCATGGCTCCTGCGCGTAGGACATCACGCGGATCATCTGTGTGCCGAGACGCTTCATCCGCGGGATGGCGCGCTCGATCTCCGCGAGCGTGACGGCGAAGTCCGTGGTGATCTTCTTGCCCCAGTTCCCGATCAGCGAGCCGAATTCCGGGATGTGGATGCTCGCTTCATCGAGTCGGTCGGCCACGCGGTCGAAGTCGTCCTGCGGCAGCTCATGAATGTTCGAGCCATTCACCC is from Luteolibacter flavescens and encodes:
- a CDS encoding ATP-binding protein → MTSSPQYDTKPPFWTAALVSTFIVAVFAWLRLDVFGHRVFPISVVLPLLVCLWGRWKSILHLSALVLSAVSSMKILVMLPAKSFPHATDKWFWLCSELVNIWVVTFAIHWFLGVRERLANKRHRLALLNDDLEKSNQELAAREEEIARQNEELQSQTEELEQQSEELRQQAEELEQQGSDLQELNRELMRREKGLETLLHSGRWMRGDMSESYVMSGVCQAALQIINDVTTAEVIGATSEAYDVWGDCGFGLQGRMDDGIRYDHTFARMVAETERTAGLNDIRQREDLRLPSLRAGRPLVSVIASPIWYEGKVVAALCIYGVEPREWTEHDFSICEWLASQGALALQSIRIQKELETRRRDAEEATIQKSQFLAAVSHDVRTPANAISLLAELIERASSDSAQSHRVPELARSMWANARSLVDLVSDVLDLTRLDSGPADLHLSEFALHEIIDAEVFQAETAANGKGLTIAKVMPAEPVRLKTDRTKMKRVIANLMSNAVKFTEKGSVRVECIVSDDVRISIADTGVGIPGDAVNKVFDEFFQLRNPERNREKGAGLGLAICRRLVSTLGCTLSVDSTVGAGSTFTLIIPAGLMAPPEAVVQDEGPVMPSGENPMRGLKVLLVEDNEVAKAAVGELLTNEGATVTAAADGNSALAHLAGGSFDVLLLDLNLPDIDGSEVLKHIQKSGQVIPRKIVITGDARLERVQQVRDLGADEVLAKPVSLAKIRSAILAHGGAVDENGVRATK
- a CDS encoding CheR family methyltransferase, which produces MIEDTGTLFLRGILAAAGLNPSHYRGTPLLRRLPSCLRALRVDSLHEARRLLSARPELTSKALEALLIGTTELFRDPAVFIHLEQEVMPLLLRRPARPRIWSAGCSEGAELYSVGLLLAKLGALDECVLLGSDCRPGALARARQGVYLPGDRSLPVNGGQWQRLSDGRIAMSHELRKAMRWEQSDLLASGPTGTWDLILCRNLAIYLEPASADALWSRLSDALAPGGFLVVGRAEKPNLPGLHRVAPSIYHKCSSSHRTSP
- a CDS encoding glycosyltransferase family 4 protein, yielding MKIAMLSWESLHSIPVGGGAVHVTELAAALERRGHEVHVFTRLGQGQTTSALIDGVHYHRCPIELHPDFITETNNMGNALMYFLAAHEVESGKPFDIVHGHDWLCSKAVAQAKNDHGRKAVFTIHSTQFGRTGNNLHTGVCDRIRAIEREGTYVADRVIAVSGYLADEVKWQYEVPDWKLRVVYNGIDCTRFDDPIDPAICRASYGVAPMDPMILFVGRISTQKGPDLLLEAMPSILHYKPNAKAVFVGGGDMLGHLKHRAKELGVDFAVRFPGAMSPDGDVMNLFKSADVVCVPSRNEPFGIVVLEAWAASKPVVVTRNGGPRDFVSHGEDGYIVDATAWGIADGVKAAFSNFEHARWMGSRGRVKAAYGFSWDTIAEQTEAVYREILPVSAVVEGKKTEVSETAEPVAKNAPVTEIDSPDKAVAKKPEVPAVKKTPELKIPESAKDDVMTRDR
- a CDS encoding 4-hydroxy-3-methylbut-2-enyl diphosphate reductase → MSEAAQKRPRVNVRRPDVMTQVNAEVERHYRSSIVERIRTSGGEITLGNTTVRLAQQFGFCYGVERAIDLAYAARRVFPENRIFLIGEIIHNPEVNRQLVDMGIVSLPWKQLTDDYDQLTTEDVVIVPAFGAPTNFMGKIEERGCYVVDTTCGDVMKVWRRVRGYAKDGITSIIHGKAGHEETQATASRAMGEDGKGHYLIVLTLDETDAVCQYIREGGDKDAFLKRFAHAVSEDFDPDLHLQKVGVANQTTMLKSETEEIQRRVRAAVEARDGSAENFIFFDTICGATQERQDALFEMLRRKMDMLFVVGGYNSSNTTHLVEIGEQSLPTFFIRNAQCLQSLEQIVHFDLHEKAEVTSGYPGALLGEQPVVIGITAGASCPNNLIEDTIFRIFEMRGVPRDQVKAV
- a CDS encoding TIGR02206 family membrane protein yields the protein MPPVFHPFTAMHGWAMVIGFTGIAMLVIWGKKAGKNERIPRSILAFLCLAAFGYTQAAWMSDVRTPDLDSTLPLHLCDLAAFVAGFALLTGKRLLCVLTYFWGLAATIQALLTPAITVGFPHPAFVAFFVHHFAIVGAALYLPIVRGWRSGRPWWRGPLTALLWANVYLILSMAVNAWLGTNFGFTARKPVNPSLLDHMGDWPYYLIGMQALAVVLFSLLALPVLGKKNAESPAIGPEKA
- a CDS encoding sugar phosphate isomerase/epimerase family protein, whose protein sequence is MKRRSLFAMVPAASALLALRSHGKPIAPEALTEAGFTISVQCWSLKEFTLWEAIEKSAAAGAGAVEVFPGQKIGGDLGDAKLGPDLSDDQIAKLLEHAKKNGITPVNFGVTGISKDEAEARKTFEFAKKMGLYGVTTESLDALDTLEKLAKEYDIKVCFHNHPKPTHLWDPNKIWDAIKDRHENIGYCADVGHWATSGLDPLEVIKKVAPRVHSFHMKDREAVGKWTHDRPFGTGVIDNAAILDEVRKHGFAGNVTIEYEHNWKTNVPEIAQCVGYLRAYSKLRKA
- a CDS encoding DUF4870 domain-containing protein, which codes for MNDPYSPPSASAASQPSALSSEDRTWALAAHLSALTAYFTGVGMVVGPLVVWLINKDSRPYAAAEAKEALNFNISWLLWGILWGIASFILTFVFIGILMFFALGLFYIIWTVLCIIAAVKANEGKPYRYPLTVRFIS
- a CDS encoding AAA family ATPase, whose protein sequence is MKACHVVTGPAGAGKSSHARRLAAELGACLIDSDTATERLVRAGLTLAGLNSDDRDSPSYKRAYRDAVYEAMFDLAVANLPQVPVVLAGPFTREGGEADWPDRLERRLGVKPVLHFVWCEIEVRRQRMIARGEERDLPKLRDWQTYAASCREESPVWEHVFVET
- a CDS encoding YqjF family protein, whose amino-acid sequence is MNPVELAQRLAARERPTGRPVMKQRWSRLLFLHWRVDPELLRPLLPPGLHLDLHEGEAWLGVVPFLMERVRPVMLPAVPGLSWFLELNVRIYCHDDSGQPGVWFLSLDCNQPVAVELARRLFLLPYQHARMRCGGDLKATRYHCLRSGETEEAIYEYGPDGEAQEAEPGSLEFFLLERYVLFSSGRNGQLFSGKVHHPPYRWAQAKCDRWSTLPMKWDGLPEPHGKPESALWSERVDVDIFPLRRLMR
- a CDS encoding sugar phosphate isomerase/epimerase family protein — encoded protein: MSTSFKLTGFADEAARDLETQIKATKELGWSAISARGVNGSNIHELPQDDFDRVADRLDEASIHIPEFGSLIGNWGKKITTDFAVTLAEIERAIPRMKRLGTQMIRVMSYAQEPWGEDQQEQERFNRLREIVKRFDDAGLTAIHENCMNWGGFSAEHTLRLIEEIPGLKLVFDTGNPLFQRDRSKGEPSPWQDPWEFWTKVRDHVVHIHIKDCISPAVDGVEPVYTMPGEGDAKIPEILADAKSRGYDGWIAIEPHVATVFHVKDQSQVDWQQCYDSYVDYGKRMEKVIAAL